Proteins found in one Oryza glaberrima chromosome 4, OglaRS2, whole genome shotgun sequence genomic segment:
- the LOC127770690 gene encoding PTI1-like tyrosine-protein kinase 3, producing the protein MPAMGLWESVRSLFGEGGNGCLPRIGKKESEDLYSYPVDHEKRKGADRAAAEEVVTVEVPEVPVRELNEITNSFSNENLIGQGSYAKVYRVLMRGARPAVVKKLEKPSKHASNVVFLKQLSVASRLKHENFVRLLGYTISGDLRVLVYEYAAMGTLHDVLHGPRDGQGWGGEAKAVVSWEQRVRIALDAARGLEYLHEKVQPAVTHKDVRSTNVLLFEGFRAKIADYNMFSQAADMARLNRSTHTLGSFGYQAPEYAMTGQMNDKSDVYSFGIVLLELLTGRKPLDRTLPQGQRSLVNWATPILTEDRVQDCIDPNLGDKYPPTGALKLGRIAVQCLQYDPTFRPSMGTVARVINYAVVRDQQGVV; encoded by the exons ATGCCGGCGATGGGGTTGTGGGAGAGCGTGAGGAGCTTGTTCGGGGAGGGAGGCAACGGCTGCCTACCTCGGATTGGGAAGAAAGAGTCCGAGGATCTTTACTCTTATCCAGTGGATCATG AGAAACGGAAAGGAGCGGACCGTGCggccgcggaggaggtggtgacgGTGGAGGTGCCGGAGGTGCCCGTGCGCGAGCTCAACGAGATCACCAACTCCTTCTCGAACGAGAACCTCATCGGGCAGGGCTCCTACGCGAAGGTGTACAGGGTCCTCATGCGCGGCGCGAGGCCCGCCGTCGTCAAGAAGCTCGAGAAGCCGTCCAAGCACGCGTCCAACGTCGTCTTCCTCAAGCAG CTGTCGGTGGCGTCGCGGCTGAAGCACGAGAACTTCGTCAGGCTGCTGGGGTACACGATCAGCGGCGACCTCCGCGTGCTGGTCTACGAGTACGCCGCCATGGGCACCCTCCACGACGTCCTGCACG GGCCGAGGGACGGACAGGGGTGGGGCGGGGAGGCGAAGGCGGTGGTGAGCTGGGAGCAGCGGGTGCGGATCGCGCTGGACGCGGCGCGCGGGCTGGAGTACCTGCACGAGAAGGTGCAGCCGGCGGTGACGCACAAGGACGTGCGTTCCACCAACGTGCTGCTGTTCGAGGGGTTCAGGGCCAAGATCGCCGACTACAACATGTTCAGCCAGGCCGCCGACATGGCTCGCCTCAACCGCTCCACTCACACCCTCGGCTCCTTCGGATACCAGGCGCCGGA GTATGCCATGACTGGTCAGATGAACGATAAGAGCGATGTTTACAGTTTTGGGATTGTTCTGCTGGAGCTCTTGACGGGGAGGAAGCCGCTGGACCGGACGTTGCCGCAGGGTCAGAGAAGCCTGGTTAACTGG GCAACTCCAATTTTGACTGAAGACAGGGTCCAGGACTGCATCGACCCCAATCTTGGCGACAAGTATCCTCCTACCGGAGCTCTCAAG CTGGGGAGAATCGCGGTGCAGTGCCTGCAGTACGACCCTACGTTCCGGCCATCGATGGGCACCGTTGCCCGCGTCATCAACTACGCCGTCGTGCGAGACCAGCAAGGCGTGGTCTGA
- the LOC127770689 gene encoding CMP-sialic acid transporter 4, translated as MQRNGVMECSVCHSKVVAPSPRSVSRAYDKHRSKISSKYRALNFLLVSGDCILVGLQPILVFMSKVDGKFQFSPISVNFLTEVTKVIFAIVMLIIQSRKQKVGEKPLLSLSTFVQAARNNALLAVPALLYAINNYLKFIMQLYFSPATVKMLSNLKVLVIAILLKFIMRRKFSIIQWEALALLLIGISVNQLSSIPDGTKSFGLAVTTIAYIYTLIFVTVPSLASVYNEYALKSQFDTSIYLQNLFLYGYGAIFNFLGILGTVIFQGPESFDILRGHSRATMFLICNNAAQGILSSFFFKYADTILKKYSSTVATIFTGLASAAFLGHTLTVNFLLGISIVFISMHQFFSPLAKVKDDKPAGALEPEDAQNHRSSDSSFVNMTAGAADDASHLTATDERKPLLPI; from the exons ATGCAGAGGAACGGAGTGATGGAATGCAGTGTATGCCACTCCAAGGTGGTGGCTCCGAGCCCCAGGAGTGTGTCGAGGGCATATGACAAGCACCGCAGCAAGATATCGTCCAAGTACCGCGCGCTTAACTTCCTTCTTGTGTCAGGGGACTGCATTTTGGTTGGCCTCCAG CCTATTCTAGTATTTATGTCCAAGGTTGATGGGAAGTTTCAGTTCAGTCCTATCAGTGTCAACTTTTTGACAGAGGTTACAAAAGTTATATTTGCTATTGTAATGCTAATAATCCAG TCTAGAAAACAAAAGGTTGGGGAGAAGCCACTTCTGTCACTTTCAACCTTTGTACAG GCAGCACGTAATAATGCACTCTTAGCTGTTCCTGCTCTCCTATATGCCATCAACAACTACCTAAAGTTCATCATGCAG TTATACTTCAGCCCTGCAACTGTGAAGATGCTAAGCAACCTGAAG GTACTCGTCATAGCTATCCTCCTAAAATTCATAATGAGAAGGAAATTCTCTATAATTCAG TGGGAAGCCCTTGCTCTGTTGCTTATTGGAATCAGTGTCAATCAACTAAGCTCCATACCTGATGGAACCAAATCTTTTGGTCTTGCAGTCACCACtattgcatacatatatacacttatattt GTTACTGTCCCATCACTTGCCTCAGTCTACAATGAGTATGCTTTGAAAAGCCAGTTCGACACAAGCATCTATCTTCAG AATTTGTTTCTATATGGTTATGGTGCAATTTTCAACTTCCTTGGCATCCTGGGGACTGTCATATTTCAAG GGCCAGAGAGTTTTGACATCCTTCGAGGTCATTCAAGGGCCACAATGTTTCTCATTTGTAACAATGCTGCACAAGGCATTCTCTCTTCATTCTTCTTTAAGTATGCAG ACACAATTTTGAAGAAGTATTCATCGACCGTGGCCACAATATTTACCGGTCTAGCATCTGCTGCATTTTTGGGACATACCTTGACAGTTAACTTTCTCCTAGGCATCTCAATAGTGTTTATTTCGATGCACCAG TTTTTCTCCCCACTGGCAAAGGTCAAAGATGACAAACCAGCTGGAGCATTAGAACCGGAAGATGCACAGAATCATAG GTCATCCGACTCTTCTTTTGTAAATATGACTGCTGGCGCTGCTGATGAT GCAAGCCATCTTACTGCAACCGATGAGAGAAAACCATTGTTGCCTATTTAG